The sequence GGAAGGCTGATAAGTgacaggctcgactaagaactccagctgacgcgcttgattcctgtgcggttccatagagacagcggtgcggactgatacattttgggtgctgcggcttattaaatatatgataaatagccaaaagtttttctgcgtgagaaaaaCGATGTGTgtcgggagagcgtgagaaaagaccaaaatgcgtgactgtcactctcagtgtgtgacagttgacagccctgtatatatgtaatatttgtaagttgaataataaaaatccagagttatttaacattaattagtatttgcatttattttacattacatttagttACATTTAGCTACATTTATACTGCCTCCATTATGCTGATGTGGCCCTCGGTGACAATGAGTTTGACCCCCtgacttacagtatgtatgcattAATATTTTCTCCTGTATGAATATCAATGATTCATGCAGCTGCTCAatttagaggtgtgtgtgtgtgtgtgtgtgtgtgtgtgtgtgtgtgtgtgtgtgtgtgtgtgtgtgtgtgtgtgtgtgtgtgtgtgtgtgtgtgtgttgtatggttTGCCTGtatcaaataaatgaatcaaaagaaagaaggaaaaaataataaacttgaaCATGAAACTTGTGTCACATATTCAAAATATCTTTTCTGATTTATTCTCTGATCTGTTAGTTTACCTGCTGATGCCGCAGTGCCAAGCCTTCATCGTCATAGAATCGATGGTGAATGAAGCCCTGACCCTCCCATGTAACTGCTCAGGAAATTGTCCAGTGGTTCAGTGGATCCACTTCATTCCTGGTGgagctgttgttgttgctcagAGCTGGAAGTGTTCAAAACAACAGCGTTTACACTACCAGGAGactttattcatattaaatttaaataatttgaataCTGTTAGCAGTATTaatatagattagattagattggattagattagattcaactttattgtcattacacatgtacaagtaaaAGGCAACAAATTGCAGTTTGGCaactaaccagaagtgcaataagAAGCAAGttcaagatgtacagtatttacagtaaaaacagtataatatacagatgaatatgttATAGACAAGAtgtacagggtgttatatattacaCTGATATAATGTACAGGGGTCGGGGTGTAAGTATACCACTCTCGGTGCTCATGGCTCACCCGTGGTTTCCATGTCAGACTGATCTAGATCATCAGGATGATTTCAGTCAAAAAGTGGTAAAAATTCATCAGAATGGCTGAAAATTAAACCTCCTGAAACAAGATTAACAAAGCAATAAGAACACGTGCTGCACTGACGACTTCCCCGACTCTGTATTCAAcgttaatcaaaaaaaaaaaaaaaaaaaaaagacatgcatgtagCAACAGCTCAAAACATTATATCAATACTTGCAGTGATCACTGGCTATAAACATGAGAGTTTCTTTACAGTAGAAGCCTGagacacctcagacttgctcattgtggataaatacatacacattttgaactatatatatatatctaataataatcttgaattttttattatattaattctttatattattccttatgttttccttctgttctgtgtttatgttctgtaaagctgccttgtacggaagcgtattgcattcacttgagaaaaaaaaatctactctgtttttctgaattaacgacttaattatctcagaattctgagataatttttcatgaataaaatttttttgctctgtttttctgaattaacgacttaattatctcaaaattatgagatacatttttcatgaataaaaaaaaatctactctgtttttctgaattaacgacttaattatctcagaattatgagataatttttcatgaataaaaattttttgctctgtttttctgaattaacgacttagttatctcaaaattatgagataatttttcatgaaaaaaaaattaattgttctgtttttctgaattaatgagatccctcaaaatcctgccaggagctctattttaggtggattgcatggaaataaacatgtcccgcctttcaagtttaatccagttttattttactttgggtTTGAGACATTGGGAGATACTGCTGTCTTTAAGCAATGTAAATGGTATTGTTATTAGTGCGTCAACTTTGCGCAGACACCTCAAGACTTTGCGCCTGTTCAGACGAAAAGAACATTCTGATCTGCTTGACGTTGCTGTGTTTCTACAGGATCAGTTGAACCGATATGGTATGCTTCACGGATATAAGATGATGCATCTGAAATGCATTCAGGCTGGCTATGTGGTCACACAAGAGACAATCAGGCAATTGTTGAAAATACTGGATCCCCATGGAGTGCAACTGAGGCGCCGGAATCGTCTTCGGCGACGTTTGTATCATAATCCAGGCCCGAACTTTTTATGGCATGTTGATTCATATGATAAACTCAAACCATATGGGATCTGCATCAATGGTGCAATCGACGGGTTTTCACGAATGGTGATATGGCTACATGCATACTCTACAAGTAGTGATCCCAAGGTCATCGCTGGATACTTTATTGATGCGGCGTTATCAAGGAATGGGACAGCCACCCGAATTCGCTCAGACTTAGGGACAGAGAACTGTTACATGGAACAGATGCAGATGTTCATGAGACATGATCATACGGACGACTTTTCGAGAAATTGCTATTTGTATGGCTCAAGCAATCATAACCAACGGATAGAGCAGTGGTGGGGATTTTTGAGGAAACAGCATGCACAGTTCTGGATCAACCTATTTCAAGATCTAAAAGATTCTGACGACTTCTCCGGTGACTTCATAGACAAAAGTCTAATACAGTTCACATGTCTTGAAATAATAGAGGTACAGTAAGAAATGTGCTTTAGACATGTAAATTGTGATATGTTATTCAGCTATAGATTTTGTCAATACGCCAAATGTTGTGACATGCAGCATAATTATGTCATTTCATAGGTCTAACAACTGTTCCATAACAGAAGCAAATGGGCAATAACCATTATTTAATtagattattaaattaatttgtagATCACAATTTTTTCCTTATTCCCATATAGTTGACTTTTTAAGAGATGGATCTCAGTATAAGTAGTTAGAATTAGCAGCAGCCTGCATCTAcaacaataaaatgattatCTAATATTAACCCAAAAACATcataatataaaacactgacaaGGAAAATTTACCGCACTATGAGTAGCctacttttattaatttcattctGGTACTTTTATGAACATTTTGGTGAAAGAAAATTGTTTCTCTGCATTAGTGGGACACAGTATATGAGAGGGATGACTTATCTGACCCTGATCATATAAAACAAATCTTAACATagagttttattgttttcaaatATAGAATTTAACATGCATGAAACTGTTTGAGAAACGGCTCTACTGTATCATACTGGACCATAAGCATTTATTTTGCCTGCAGGTGGTATTGCAATGGTGTggactaattttttttacttccccactgttttttttttatatttagagaGAACTGCAGGATGTTGTTCACCTTTGGAACACGCACAGAATTCGCCCATCCAGAAATGCTGTGTCTCCATGTGGACGTCCAGTGATGATGTACACCCTACCCCAACTTTTTGGTGCTAGGGAGTACCTTAAAGAGGTATCCCAACAGAAGATACAGGCTTGTAGGGAGGAATGTCGTGAGAGAGGACCATATCCCTGTGATAATACAGTGTTTGACATTTGTTGCCTTGCCATGGTAGAAAACAGTCTTCATCCACCAACCTCTCCAGAGGAAGCCATTGATCTTTACATGTTCTTACGTGCTTACATACGTACCCAAATTTAATAATCACAAGTTGTTCTACTGGATCAAATGACTGAATGTGAGCACCCACTCAtagccaaaaaaacaacagaattgcTGTTTGGACGGAAAAGGATATATACCATGACATTCATTGTAAATGTTTGACAGAAGTACTGTGTTTGCAATCGATAATAAACACCTCTTTCATAATGGACATCTCCCAACTCAGCTCCATATCATctctttttattcatcattatgTAAAAAGTACATCTCATCCACAGAACTGGGAACAATCCTGTACCTGCAAATGAAAGGTATCACATGTTGCCATTGTCAAAAATGGCACATTTGTCCTTATGGTGGAACTATTTCGCATCACCAGATGTGGTCTGACACACTTTGGACTCATTGTAAACAGGGCAACCTACATGATGCTTGGATGGCCTTTAAATCAAACATATTATTGTATCTTGTTATCATGTGTCTCTGGGCTGCacataaagcacttttttacacaattatttgtcatcatataaatacatgctaaaccagtaaaacattttttctcccCAGTGTGATTTACTGTGTATGTAGGAAATAAGCCTATTTGGTAAATTTGGTAATGTAGAGATGACTGTTTAAATATGTTGTCTAAAGAGTACTGGTGAATGCAGGAACTGCAGTGCAGTTGTCAAAACTCGGTAATTCTATTGTGTAGacaaaatttgtgtgtgttatctgcagTAAAGACCCGATTTGTTTGAAAACAAGAGAGAAAcctgtgctttttatttgtaaaaagcaGAACACCTTCTAATGTACAGTGCTGTATGTTAGAACAGATTTCCAAACACTGGCAAAATTTAGAATTAACATGAGCTGACATTACCCCAGGGtcttttaaattgttaaattgtccCAAAAAGTATGCTCCTAAACTGCTAACAGAAATGATGGCttatataaaagttttaaaacatttaaaatattggtacatgtatctaaataaaaatgcatcaacAAAATGCTCATCAGCCAGTAAACTTGTTTCCACAGTAAGTTTGGTAATGACATTTTGTataaaactgaaactgaaaaacaaaataaaaaataaatcaccctGCACTCATAATGCAATTACTTCCCCTATGTGCTCTGtcttacattcacacactatctAAAGGTAAACAGATGGCACTGATAAGGCTACTGTATACCTGGGCAAAAGGgaagagtgtgtacatgtgagtgagtgagacacttCTATGCAATGTCCATTGCATAGAAGTTGCTAGACAGTATAGCCTCCATTTCAGCTCGGAGGTCAGGATAGCTGTTGTAAGTTGATGGCAGCTCTAAAGTTGGGCCACAAGTATGTGCAATAGGCCGCCTTGATAAACCTTCCAAAGGGGTGAATATGACTTGAATGTCTTTAACGCAGATGACATCAGACCCTGTCATGAATCTCAACATCTTCCGGAGGCCTATCTCATCCAATCCCCTGATGTACTGATGTAAAAATTGCAAACTTTGGTTCTCTGCTGGAGTAGCTGGAGAGGCCGTGATCAACTTTAAAACCTTCCGGGTTGATGGTTTAAGATTCTCATACATCTTCTGCATATCCAGCACACTGGGGAAGAACTCCCTGAGAGTTGGTCCTGCGACTGCTGCAATGTTATCCAGTGCATATTTTGGTTGCTGGATTATTTGCTTGTGGGCCACTTGGAGAAGCACAGCTTTCAAGTTCTCTTGTGTTGGTACTGTTCTTACTCCCATGCGATCCATAAGATCAAGAAGCTCATCTTTATCATCACCATCAAGGGTGTCTTGCAAAGCAGTGGACAAGAGATCGCGCTCAGACTGACTAAGATACAACATTAGTGAGTCAAACAATAAATCAGGTGAGACAGTGTGTTCACCAAATGTGATTGCTGCTGTAAAGGCTTGAGCCAGCCGAGAAGGAAAATATCCATGTTCCTTTAATCCCTTGACCATTATCCTACCAACAGATTTCCATTCTTCTTCTTGCCATTTTGGGGATAGTGATGGTACTCTCACATCTGCACCCTCTGCTGCACAGTCTAAAAACTCTGTCCAGAAGGCAGCATATACATCCCTGGACACGCCATCAGCATCTGCCCCCATTTCATGAATGAAGCTGTATTTCACAGAGTAGGACATAATCACTTCATCCTTGAATTGGGTAATCAGTTCCTCCAAGAGATTGACTCTGTGGAGTTTCACCGTCACATGCAAAGGTTCATAAGTAGGACTTAAGGGGCCAGCAGGCACTGTGTCAGAATGGACAGGAGTTGAGCTGTAGGTGTTGATGTGTATCTGTGCCTCTTCTATAGGCTCATGTAAGATTGTGTCATCAAGATCTTCTAAAAATGGTCCACCTTGCAAAGGGCCAAAAATGACCTCTGATGTATCACACAAAGATGTAAGATCAACAATCTCTACAGCAGTAGAGACAACatcttctacagtatgtgtctgcTGTTCACtgtcatgtgttttttgtgtcagCTGCTCATTatcttctgttgtgtttttctgtcgCTCATTTTGCCTCGCTGCATCTGTATGTTCATCAGTTCCTTCTGTCATCTCTGTGAACACTTCATCTTCATTTGTCTGGTGCTCTGTGAacaagtaaaatcttaaaatcccCAATTTATGTGTCTCATAGAGCTCTCCCACACTAACACCCTCATCAAGGTATGCTTCCTGAAAGTCAACAATATTGTGACTAAACTCTTCCCACTTTCCCTTTCTCGATTTCTCATTGGGGAAAAATAGCTTTTTAGCTTGTGATAGAATCTCTGTTTTTGTGGCTTTCTTGGAAATATCAAGAACTCTGGTTCCTCCACCATTGCGTTTTCTCACTTGTTTCTTGTCGTGTATCCATCCTAGTTCTATTTTCCTTGTCATCTTCACGGCCCTTTTGTTATTTCTCAGATGTATCTTTGTTGGCTGCATAGAATGCTCCTCCTCAAAATCTTGATCTGTGTCTTTATTGCTTGTCAATGTGCCCAACTTTCTTCTAAGTTTTTCAAATAAGGACTGTCTTTTTAGATCATCACCAcgctttctctgtttttccatACAGAAACGCCTTGTAGCAATCCTATCACCATATGCTGGAATGTAAGCAGTCATAGTGGCATCATCTATTTCTCCAACTACCGAGCTGTcaatctgtaataaaaacaaaacaatacagtaagATATATTGGTTATCTTAAATCTAAGAGATGGCTATTTTTCCATATGAGTGAAAATTAATTTCTTAGCAGTAGCTACAAATCagcaatttatttctatttttcttcactTGCTTGTTTCTCTTTTCGCATGGGAATAAAAAGGAGCTAAAATATTAagtaatttaacacaaaaacagctgTCTAAAAAATGCTTGTAACCATAACAATGAAGTTTGAGTGACATAATGATGctgaaaataaagtgtattaacAGTGAAAATCCTTGACATCAAAGTTAGGGGACTGATTACTTTCATGTATTCCTCTTTAATTACATAACTATTTGCCTCAATTACAAGAAAAGCACATTGACAGAAGCAGGATGTTGTTCACctctggaacacacacagaattcgCCCATCCACAAATGCTGTGTCTCCCTTATATTACTGCTTTTATGTTCTCCATAATATTGCTATTCCATATTGATTCCATACTTCAGCTCCCAACCAAGGCCTGTGCTGGCATCTAAACATTACTCCATCCTTTTAAAACAATATCAAATCACAACATAATGGACAGCAGTAATTGTAAGGGCAcgatatttattttgtgcatttatttataatttcaaACATACAAGTCAGCACTTTGCCTGAATGTATAATGGTGATGCTACTGCACAACTACTGTTACTTGTTTATGTAGGGTAGAGACCAAAATATAGTGTGAATTGACTCCTAAAGATACCTATAAACCTTATTTTACAGGACTAGAATAGggaagaaatgaaaacattgtTGGGAGAGACAGGTGTGCTTggcataaaaaagaaatcagaagcACTGGCACTAAATGTGATAGGGTTATGATTACTTGTATAATCTGCAGAttcagtaaaatgtaaaacaattaaaattaatatatcgCAGGAATGAATGTGCTGTCACCTACATGATCTTGCtgcattttctgaatatttttctcAGGAATCCCTCGGCTCTGAAGAAACATCCACAGACCATCATCTTGTGGGAGAGGGGTATTTGAAGACGTAGCCATAGCTGGCCCTGAACAAATGTCGGAAAAAGGCagcatttatgtaaatatgtgttgcaccataaatataaacagatttagGACTGTACCCTCAAAAGTATAATTGCTTTAAATatctcaaaaatgtattttggcCAAGAGTGTGATAACCTTGCTAAAAATTGATGTTTCATGCATCAGCTGTATAGGTAGGCAACTATAGGCCTTTCTTATCACTTCTTATCACTAAGACAACTGTCTTAAGCATTTGAATGTGCCCATCTTAAACAGTAACATTACTCAAAACGTAGAGAAGGCTAGACTCAAGAAGGTCAATAGTGTTGAGACACAGGCTATATGTACTCATTTATCCGTGATCACTGCACAATCTAGtttctgaaaaatatataacttGTTTCGGAAAGCTTCAAAAAGCTAGCTTTGTTACTAAATTATTAAATGCATCAAGCTTCCGTAGTTTAGAAACAtatcaacaaataaaacaattacaggACACATATGCATAGTGACAAACCAAAAGAGAGGGCACAACTAAAGAAACCGAAGCAATGTCAGAATATATTCAACATTATTATTGGTGTAGCACGCTGAACACTATACTAAACGTCCGTGCAAAACTTAATCGGAATAGTATCCCTGCTGGCTTTGAAACTGGCAAAGTTCtgaatgtttgtttactgttatgTAATGTCGCGACGTCGAACGTGCTGCATGCACTGGGGATTTCTGACGTGACTTTTTCACTCCCCTGACAGCAGCCGAGCTCGCTGTGTTCGAGGACCTCTTGATTTACAGATTAAGCACTAAAGTTACAGCAAATAGCGTGGTTTACTTATCTTAGCcaacaaactgaaagaaaagtGGTTAACATAATGTTCCTCGTAAAAAATCACACGTTATTATCCCCTCGACCTTAAAAGTTAAGGTTCCTTTTGCTGACTAATGGTAAATATTAGCTTAACGTTACATAAGTTAGCCTATCAACTGCAGTTGATGTACGTAACTTAAGTTAACGTAGTTAGTAAAAACTATCCCCGTAACATTATCGTTAACATACGTTTATAAACAGCTATTATAACCTCGTTTTACATGTCGTAACGCGAACAGTTAGCTGACATCATTTGGCATTAACATGTAGCCTAACTATAATAACTTAGCTATTACCTGCACTGAACCCATGTAGGCCTGgcactgttgttgttggagGGTCAGGCTGATTAGCATCAGCAACTGTGGCCTGACGTTACTTCGTGCAGGTGAGAGCTTCTCgcaggattttgagggatctctaattcagaaaaacagagcaatttttttttattcatgaaaaattatctcataattttgagataattaagtcgttaattcagaaaaacagagcaaaaaatttttattcatgaaaaattatctcataattctgagataattaagtcgttaattcagaaaaacagagtagatttttttttattcatgaaaaatgtatctcataattttgagataattaagtcgttaattcagaaaaacagagcaaaaaaattttattcatgaaaaattatctcagaattctgagataattaagtcgttaattcagaaaaacagagtagatttttttttctcaagtgaatgcaatacgcttccgtagCCTTGAGacaattattattgtaaaaatgctatacaattaaacttgaattgaaatgaatagaagaaacaagaaaatgCAATCAACAGTCCACTTAACAAGCATAATCCTTTACAGCCAACACTCAAAACTCATGatttttacaatgaaataaGATTTTCACAGTGTACACAAATGCTGAGAGAATATATAATGTCATTAATCTCTATCTTTAACAATGAAATGACTGTATGACATCGGTAATGTAATAGTACATGTCTAAACACTGCTCCATCTGTAGCACCCAGTGCATtcaacaaaactaaaaaagtgAAGCGAAAGTAACATATGGCTGAGTATGgtgactcatactcagaatttgttgtgtgcatgtgtgtgtgtgtgtggggggggggggggggggggtttacacACACGCCCCACGCGCTCTATCAGAATATGACTCAATAACAGTTCAAATGCTACTTGTTTTGGCACTTTTAGAGGCGGAGAGTTTAAATCCGTTCGTATTAAAAGCGCTTCCACGCAGGTGAGATCCTCATACAGAAGTGTCATATGAACCTGTTATCTAAAGATAAAGCTGTTTACTGCTTCGTGCTGCACACAAAAAGAGTCTGAGAAACTTTTTGAAAGATCCATTTTTGAAtctgtaagtttttttttttatctttttctgtttgtgttgttaaatTGTAGTAACACTTGagtataaacagacacacagtcactttACAGCTGTAAAGTCAATGTGGTGTCAGATTATATATCTTTATGTGTGATGATAATTTAAGTATTTTAAGACGCACTCAGTTAACTCATAGATCAGGTAtaaggtgtgtgcgtgtgtgtgtgtgtgtgtgtgtgtgtgtgtgtgtgtgtgtgtgtgtgtgtgtgtgtgtgcatcagctataaggtgtgtgtgtgtgtgtgtgtgtgtgtgtgtgtgtgtgtgtgtgtgtgtgtgtgtgtgtgtgtgtgtgtgcatcagctgtaaggggtgtgtgtgtgtgtgtgtgtgtgtatatgtgtttgtgtgtgtgtctgtgtgagtgtgtgtgtgtgtgtgtgtgtgtgtgtgtgtgtgtgtgtgcatcagctttaaggtgtgtgtgtgtgtgtctgtgtgagtgtgtttgtgagtgtgtgtgagtgtatgtgtgtgagtgtgtgtatgtgtatgtgtctgtatgtgtgtgtgtgtgtgtgtgtgtgtgtgtgtgtgtgtgtgtgtgtgtgtgtgtgtgtgtgtgtgtgtgtgtgtgtgtgcatcagctATAAAGTCTCCTTTTCTTTACATCATGCTGCTCTTGTAGGTAACTCTTATAGGACTTTCTGAAACACCATGAAGTGGCTTTTAATTCCTGGCATCATTGTGATGGGTAAGTGTTACTGTTTATAGTTCTGTATTAAACACTGATGacatattaaacatttcttgaCATGATGTTGTGTTTACCCTAGTTGTGTTTTACCATGGAACCTCTAGTGGGATCCAGAATATTGTATGGTGGCGTTTTGGACAAGAGAGATTAAGAATATAAGACAAGAGTAGAGACATGCTGGATTGGATGGGATTCTGTCGGGGTTCTCATTAAACCTATTAAAGACATTCTGTCTAAGTGACTACAAGACCTGCTCAATTTAGAGGTGtacgtgtgtggtgttgtattaTTTGCCTgtatgaaataagtaaaataaataaaaaggtaagtattaaaaaagtgttatcataaaataatttgaaattatatattatttaaaaaatacataagtcATGTTGGTCCAGTAATCACACTGTAATGTCTTTATGTTCACATCTACATCTAAAGTCTAATCCAATAGTCCACGTCCACAGTAGAACTGCTCTgtttactgaaatatattttagtttcaGGTTTATATTCATTACACAAGGGACCGATGGAATAAAGTTCAAAGTATCACCTAAGCagcagtgtgtatgtttctTTCAGATAAAGTTCTAATGACTTGTGTGAGATCTTTCTTTAACATTCTCAAAAGTCTGGACTGTTTGTTTCTGGAGCCTGTTGAGTTTTGTGTCTTGGTTCggtttatttaaacatatatgAACACAGCAATCGTGCTCAGATCTGCACTGAATCAATCAGGCTTAGACGACCTGAACAATGTACTGAACGAGGATTGTTTTCCAAAAGAAACAGCTTTACATGATGGATTTATGGTGTGTCACTTATTCAAAATATCTTTTTTGATTTATTCTCTGATCTGTTAGTTTACCCGCTGATGCCACAGTGCCAATCCTTCATCGTCAGAGAATCGATGGTGAATGAAGCTCTGACCCTCCCGTGTAACTACTCAGGATATTGTCCAGCGGTTCAGTGGAGCCGCTTCATTCCTGACAAAGTTGTCGTTGTTCACAGCTGGATTTGTTCAAAACAATTTTTTCAGAAAAGATTTACACTACC is a genomic window of Tachysurus fulvidraco isolate hzauxx_2018 chromosome 8, HZAU_PFXX_2.0, whole genome shotgun sequence containing:
- the LOC125145318 gene encoding uncharacterized protein LOC125145318; the protein is MEINMSRLSSLIQFYFTLGLRHWEILLSLSNVNGIVISASTLRRHLKTLRLFRRKEHSDLLDVAVFLQDQLNRYGMLHGYKMMHLKCIQAGYVVTQETIRQLLKILDPHGVQLRRRNRLRRRLYHNPGPNFLWHVDSYDKLKPYGICINGAIDGFSRMVIWLHAYSTSSDPKVIAGYFIDAALSRNGTATRIRSDLGTENCYMEQMQMFMRHDHTDDFSRNCYLYGSSNHNQRIEQWWGFLRKQHAQFWINLFQDLKDSDDFSGDFIDKSLIQFTCLEIIERELQDVVHLWNTHRIRPSRNAVSPCGRPVMMYTLPQLFGAREYLKEVSQQKIQACREECRERGPYPCDNTVFDICCLAMVENSLHPPTSPEEAIDLYMFLRAYIRTQI
- the LOC125145317 gene encoding uncharacterized protein LOC125145317; the encoded protein is MATSSNTPLPQDDGLWMFLQSRGIPEKNIQKMQQDHIDSSVVGEIDDATMTAYIPAYGDRIATRRFCMEKQRKRGDDLKRQSLFEKLRRKLGTLTSNKDTDQDFEEEHSMQPTKIHLRNNKRAVKMTRKIELGWIHDKKQVRKRNGGGTRVLDISKKATKTEILSQAKKLFFPNEKSRKGKWEEFSHNIVDFQEAYLDEGVSVGELYETHKLGILRFYLFTEHQTNEDEVFTEMTEGTDEHTDAARQNERQKNTTEDNEQLTQKTHDSEQQTHTVEDVVSTAVEIVDLTSLCDTSEVIFGPLQGGPFLEDLDDTILHEPIEEAQIHINTYSSTPVHSDTVPAGPLSPTYEPLHVTVKLHRVNLLEELITQFKDEVIMSYSVKYSFIHEMGADADGVSRDVYAAFWTEFLDCAAEGADVRVPSLSPKWQEEEWKSVGRIMVKGLKEHGYFPSRLAQAFTAAITFGEHTVSPDLLFDSLMLYLSQSERDLLSTALQDTLDGDDKDELLDLMDRMGVRTVPTQENLKAVLLQVAHKQIIQQPKYALDNIAAVAGPTLREFFPSVLDMQKMYENLKPSTRKVLKLITASPATPAENQSLQFLHQYIRGLDEIGLRKMLRFMTGSDVICVKDIQVIFTPLEGLSRRPIAHTCGPTLELPSTYNSYPDLRAEMEAILSSNFYAMDIA